From Natator depressus isolate rNatDep1 chromosome 7, rNatDep2.hap1, whole genome shotgun sequence, the proteins below share one genomic window:
- the SFTPA1 gene encoding pulmonary surfactant-associated protein A1 produces MLSLQSFHILATAAVFLVTCHAEEKCAGAPGIPGTPGVNGLPGRDGRDGMKGDPGPPGPQGPPSGMLGLPGRDGLPGVQGPQGEKGNKGERGEPGPQGLPASVDPELQESLQFLKHRITRLEGVLTLEGKITEVGEKILATNGKEVNFETTLKACEHAGGSIAIPRNKEENDAIWDIVKQFNRYAYLGIRESDVPGEFHDLDGKPLNYTNWRAYEPNGKGGENCVEMYTDGGWNDKKCNQYRLTICEF; encoded by the exons ATGCTGTCACTCCAGTCATTTCACATACTTGCAACAGCAGCTGTTTTTTTGGTGACATGTCATGCTGAGGAGAagtgtgcaggagctcctggaATTCCTGGCACCCCAGGAGTCAATGGATTGCCTGGAAGAgatggaagagatggtatgaaaggagacccaggcccaccag GTCCTCAGGGGCCACCGAGTGGCATGCTAGGTCTTCCCGGAAGAGATGGGCTTCCTGGGGTTCAAGGGCCCCAGGGTGAAAAAGGCAacaagggggagagaggggagcctgGACCACAAG GCCTGCCTGCTTCTGTTGACCCTGAATTGCAAGAAAGCCTCCAGTTTTTAAAACATCGAATTACCAGACTGGAAGGAG TCCttactttggaaggaaaaataacagaagtgggggaaaaaattctcGCTACCAATGGGAAAGAAGTCAATTTTGAAACCACATTAAAAGCGTGCGAACATGCTGGTGGCTCCATCGCCATCCCTAGGAACAAGGAGGAGAACGATGCTATTTGGGATATTGTGAAACAGTTTAACAGATATGCTTATCTGGGCATAAGGGAGAGTGATGTTCCAGGTGAATTCCATGATTTGGATGGGAAACCTCTGAATTATACCAACTGGCGCGCATATGAGCCAAATGGCAAAGGAGGGGAAAACTGCGTAGAGATGTACACTGATGGCGGCTGGAATGACAAAAAGTGCAACCAGTACCGCCTCACTATCTGTGAATTTTAA